The Deltaproteobacteria bacterium genomic sequence GCCCGTGGACAAGGTGGGGCGTGCCGAGGTGACGGCGCTTCATTACGAGTTGCGGGAGACGCCGCGTGCTGCGAACCGGGCGCTGATGGTGCTGTCGAAGATGTTCTCGTTGGCCGAGGCGTGGGGCGTCGGGCCGACCGAGGGCAACCCCTGCCGGTTCGTGAAGCGCTACAAGGAGGGCCGGCGGGAGCGCTTTCTGACGGAGGACGAGTATCGCCGGGTAGGCCGGGCCTTATGCGAGCTCGAGGCGGAGGGCCCGGTGCCGGCGCGGGCTGCGGCGGCGCTGCGCCTTCTGATGCTGACGGGGTGCAGGCTCGGTGAGATACAGACGCTCAAGTGGAGCGATATCGACCGCAAGGCCGGTGAGATTCGCCTGCGCGACGCGAAGACCGGTGCGCGGATGGTGCCGCTGACGCCTGCCGTGCTGGGGGTCCTGGACGGGATCAAGCGTGTCCGTCGGAGCCCCTGGGTGATCACGGGGGGCAAGCCGAACCGCCATCTGGCGGAGCTGACCAGCTACTGGCACCGGGTGCGCGAGCGGGCGAGGGTCGAGGACGTTCGCATCCACGACCTGCGGCACAGCTTTGCGTCCAGGGCTCTGGCACTCGGCCTTCAGCTGCCGATGATCGGGCGTCTTCTCGGCCACACGGACGTGAGCAGCACGGCGCGGTACGCGCATCTGTCGCAGGAGGCGGAGAAGGTCGCGGTGGCCCGCGTGGGCGACAGTATCGAGGACGACATCCTGCGCACCGAGGCCGCCGCCCGGACCGGGGCCGAGGGCATGGCGCCGGTCGAGGCGGTGTAGAGGAGAATTGGCACATGCCGCGATCGAACCGTAGAACGCTGTCGAACCGGGTGGTGGACGCGCTGACTGCCGTTGACAAGGAGGTCATGTGCTGGGACCGGGACCTGCCGGGCTTCGGTGTCCGGGTCTATCCCTCCGGCGCCAAGACCTACATGGTGCAGCGCAGGGGCCGTCGCGGCTCGAAGCGGATCACCGTCGGCCGCCACGGCACGATGTCCGTGGAAGAAGCGCGCCGACAGGCTGCCGTGATCCTCACCCGCCTGGAGAGCGGCGAGGAGCCGGAGACGGGGGCGGCACCGGACGCGGGCGAAGGGCCGACGGTGGCGGAGCTCGCGGAGAGATACCTGAGCGAGCACGTGGCGGTTTACTGCAAGCCCGGCACGGTCATGGGCTACCGCCGGGTGATCGAGCGGAACATCCTGCCGAAGCTGGGCAAGTTGCCGATCAAGGAGCTCGACCGCAGGCACGTTGCCGAGCTTCAGTATCGTCTGCGCAAGAGGCCGACGGCGGCGAACAACGCGGTGGGGGCGCTGTCTCGGATGCTGAACCGTGCGCAGGCGTGGGGTCTGATGCCTGCGGGGAGCAACCCCTGCCGCTTCGTGAAGCCGTACCGGACGCGCCGGCCCGAGCGCTTCCTGACCGAGGACGAGTTCCGACGTCTCGGCCAGGCGCTTGACGATCTTGAGGCCGAGGACCGTGTGCCGGTTCACGTGGCGGCGGCGTTCAGGCTGCTGACGCTGACCGGGTGCCGCTCGGGCGAGGTGCTGACGCTTCGCTGGCGGGACGTTGCGCTGGGCCGGAACGAGGTCCGGCTTCGCGATAGCAAGACTGGCCCCCGGATTGTTCCGCTGTCGCCAGCAGCGGTGCGTGTTCTGGCCGGGCTGCCGCGTCTTTCGGGCAATCCCTGGGTGATCGCCGGCCCGGAGCCGGGCGGCCGGCAGATGCAGCTCACCTATTACTGGCACCGCGTCAGGGAGCGCGCCGGTCTCGACGACGTGCGGCTTCATGACCTGCGGCATTCGTTCGCGTCGCGGGCGCTGGCGATGGGGGAAGACCTCACGATGATCGGCAAGCTCCTGGGTCACCGGAAGCTGCAGAGCACCGCGCGCTACGCGCACCTGGCGCGGGATTCGGTGAGGGAGTCCGCAGCCCTGGTGTCCGACAGCATCGCCGCCGACATCATGCCGTGAGCGCAGACGGACCGACCGTCACGGCCGCATCGGCACCGACGAGGGAGTTGAGCGATGGTCCGTATCGACGATGACTGGAACCCGGTGCTCGCGAAGGCGCTTGGCACGCTGAACAACCGCGACCTCGCGGTCATGGTGAAGTGGCTCTCGGTGCCCAAGCCGCCGCCCACGCGGAAGGCCGACATGATCGCGGCGATCGAGCGCCGTCTCGGCGGGGCCTCGCTCCGCCGCCTTTGGGACGATCTCGACGAGGTCCAGCGATTGGCGGTGGGTGAGGCGCTGCACGATGCCGGTGGCTTCGAAGCCGCGCGGTTCGAGGCCAAGTACGGCGCCTTTCCCGCAGGCTTCGACGGGATCGACGCTCCCGGCGCTCTGCCCTTGCGCTTCCTTTTACATTTTCGCGGCGGCCATGTGGGCTCGTTACCGTTCATCCCGCCCGATCTGGCGAAGCGCCTGCACGCGTTCGTGCCTCCGCCGCCGGAGGCGACGCTCGCCGCCGAGGACGACCTGCCGGAGGCGGTCGACCTGCAGCAGCGCGGCTATGTGCCCAAGGGCAGGGAGCCGACGTTCGACCGCGTCGCGCTGGTTCGGCGCGACATGGAGCGCGCGGCGCAGAGGGAC encodes the following:
- a CDS encoding site-specific integrase, translated to PVDKVGRAEVTALHYELRETPRAANRALMVLSKMFSLAEAWGVGPTEGNPCRFVKRYKEGRRERFLTEDEYRRVGRALCELEAEGPVPARAAAALRLLMLTGCRLGEIQTLKWSDIDRKAGEIRLRDAKTGARMVPLTPAVLGVLDGIKRVRRSPWVITGGKPNRHLAELTSYWHRVRERARVEDVRIHDLRHSFASRALALGLQLPMIGRLLGHTDVSSTARYAHLSQEAEKVAVARVGDSIEDDILRTEAAARTGAEGMAPVEAV
- a CDS encoding site-specific integrase encodes the protein MPRSNRRTLSNRVVDALTAVDKEVMCWDRDLPGFGVRVYPSGAKTYMVQRRGRRGSKRITVGRHGTMSVEEARRQAAVILTRLESGEEPETGAAPDAGEGPTVAELAERYLSEHVAVYCKPGTVMGYRRVIERNILPKLGKLPIKELDRRHVAELQYRLRKRPTAANNAVGALSRMLNRAQAWGLMPAGSNPCRFVKPYRTRRPERFLTEDEFRRLGQALDDLEAEDRVPVHVAAAFRLLTLTGCRSGEVLTLRWRDVALGRNEVRLRDSKTGPRIVPLSPAAVRVLAGLPRLSGNPWVIAGPEPGGRQMQLTYYWHRVRERAGLDDVRLHDLRHSFASRALAMGEDLTMIGKLLGHRKLQSTARYAHLARDSVRESAALVSDSIAADIMP